A stretch of the Bacillus anthracis str. Vollum genome encodes the following:
- a CDS encoding enoyl-CoA hydratase, with protein sequence MEVTSKTESVIVKYEGHVATVMVNRPEVLNALDEPTLKELLQKLKEVAESSAHIVVLCGNGRGFSAGGDIKSMLSSNDESKFDGIMNTISEVVVTLYTMPKLVISAIHGPTAGLGLSIALTADYVMADISSIIAMNFIGIALIPDGGGHFFLQKRVGENMTKQIIWEGKKLSATEALDIGLIDEVIGEDFQTAVKQKISEWSQKPIKAMIQTKQILCEVNRSNLEQTLQLEKRGQYAMRQTADHKEGIAAFLEKRLPAFKGE encoded by the coding sequence ATGGAAGTAACAAGTAAAACAGAATCTGTCATTGTGAAATATGAAGGGCACGTTGCAACGGTTATGGTCAATCGCCCAGAGGTGTTAAATGCATTAGATGAGCCAACGTTAAAAGAGCTATTACAAAAACTGAAAGAAGTAGCGGAGAGTTCTGCGCATATTGTTGTGTTATGCGGGAACGGCCGTGGTTTTTCTGCGGGTGGAGATATTAAATCGATGCTTTCAAGTAATGATGAAAGCAAGTTTGATGGTATTATGAATACTATTTCTGAAGTCGTTGTGACTTTATATACGATGCCAAAGCTCGTTATTAGCGCGATTCATGGACCAACTGCTGGCCTTGGATTAAGCATTGCGCTAACAGCTGACTATGTGATGGCAGATATATCATCCATTATTGCGATGAACTTTATTGGAATCGCTTTAATTCCCGATGGCGGCGGCCATTTCTTCCTTCAAAAGCGCGTTGGTGAAAATATGACGAAGCAAATTATTTGGGAAGGAAAGAAATTATCAGCGACAGAAGCGCTTGATATCGGCTTAATTGATGAAGTAATCGGTGAGGATTTCCAAACGGCTGTGAAGCAAAAAATTAGTGAGTGGTCACAAAAGCCGATTAAAGCGATGATTCAAACGAAACAAATTTTATGTGAAGTAAATCGCTCCAATTTAGAACAAACATTGCAGCTTGAAAAACGCGGTCAATATGCGATGAGACAAACTGCGGATCATAAAGAAGGTATTGCTGCATTTTTAGAAAAACGTTTGCCGGCATTTAAAGGAGAATAA
- a CDS encoding nucleoside triphosphate pyrophosphohydrolase, whose translation MSAYNKLVRDRVPEKILMSGKTYTAQKLTGQAYIQALAKIGTEEIREFASMKEREHALDSLADALEVIISLARAEGATIEDVERLRKQKEIEHGGFERGIY comes from the coding sequence ATGTCAGCATATAACAAGTTAGTAAGAGATCGTGTTCCAGAGAAGATTTTAATGTCTGGAAAAACATATACGGCACAAAAATTAACAGGACAAGCATACATACAAGCTTTAGCGAAAATTGGAACAGAAGAAATTCGTGAATTTGCTTCTATGAAAGAGCGTGAACATGCGCTTGATTCTCTTGCGGATGCACTGGAAGTAATCATTTCATTAGCGCGTGCAGAAGGTGCGACAATTGAAGATGTAGAACGTCTTCGTAAGCAAAAAGAAATAGAGCACGGTGGGTTTGAAAGAGGTATTTATTAG
- a CDS encoding M42 family metallopeptidase, with protein sequence MAHHAKETMELIKELVSIPSPSGNTEKIIRFIENYVSEWNVETKRNNKGALILTVKGKNDAQHRLLTAHVDTLGAMVKEIKPDGRLSLSMIGGFRWNSVEGEYCEIETSSGKTYTGTILMHQTSVHVYKDAGEAKRDEKNIEVRIDERVFSADEVRELGIEVGDFVSFDPRVQITESGYIKSRHLDDKVSVAILLKLIKRLQDENVTLPYTTHFLISNNEEIGYGGNSNIPEETVEYLAVDMGALGDGQASDEYTVSICAKDSSGPYHYALRKHLVELAKTNNIEYKVDIYPYYGSDASAAIRAGFDVKHALIGAGIDSSHAFERTHESSIAHTEALVYAYVLSEMIAE encoded by the coding sequence ATGGCACATCATGCGAAAGAAACGATGGAACTTATTAAGGAGCTTGTCTCTATTCCGAGTCCGTCTGGAAATACAGAGAAAATCATTCGTTTTATTGAAAACTATGTAAGTGAGTGGAATGTAGAAACGAAGCGTAACAATAAAGGCGCTCTTATTTTAACGGTAAAAGGGAAAAATGATGCACAGCACCGCTTATTAACAGCGCACGTTGATACGTTAGGTGCGATGGTAAAAGAAATTAAGCCTGACGGTCGTCTGAGTCTTTCTATGATTGGCGGATTTCGCTGGAACTCTGTAGAAGGGGAATATTGTGAAATTGAAACATCAAGTGGTAAGACGTATACAGGAACGATTTTAATGCATCAAACGTCTGTACATGTATATAAAGATGCAGGTGAAGCGAAACGCGATGAGAAAAATATTGAGGTTCGCATTGATGAGCGCGTATTTTCAGCTGATGAAGTACGTGAATTAGGAATTGAAGTAGGAGACTTCGTTTCATTTGATCCACGCGTTCAAATTACAGAGAGTGGATACATAAAATCACGTCATTTAGATGACAAAGTAAGTGTTGCGATTCTATTAAAATTAATTAAGAGATTACAAGATGAAAATGTAACATTACCATATACAACTCATTTCTTAATCTCTAACAATGAAGAGATTGGGTACGGCGGAAACTCTAATATTCCAGAAGAAACGGTTGAATATTTAGCAGTAGATATGGGAGCGTTAGGTGATGGACAAGCATCTGACGAGTATACAGTATCTATTTGTGCAAAAGACTCTAGCGGTCCGTATCATTATGCACTGCGTAAACATTTAGTAGAGCTTGCGAAAACGAACAATATTGAATATAAAGTAGATATTTATCCGTACTATGGATCGGATGCATCAGCTGCAATTCGAGCTGGATTTGATGTGAAACACGCATTAATTGGAGCAGGTATTGATTCTTCTCATGCATTTGAGCGCACGCATGAAAGTTCGATTGCTCATACAGAAGCGCTTGTTTATGCATATGTATTATCAGAGATGATTGCAGAATAA
- a CDS encoding N-acetylmuramoyl-L-alanine amidase, with the protein MKYRAVAAGILAASLLSSPVSSFAAAKKFSDVPTWAQQSVDYLVGKKALDGKPDGTFSPSEAVDRGSAAKILAVVLGLPVDPKAKPSFKDAQNHWAAPYIAAVEKAGVINGDGTGKFNPSSQINRASMASMLVQAYSLDKKIIGELPTQFKDLEPHWGKKQANILVALEISKGTGNGWNPEGTVTRAEAAQFIAMADQNKTSTSKRMYMNRNVITYHQPSLSSGITDVQHKPQMVEVTEQRADGWLKIVTSKGEKWTPLTEKTETINEEFTTYETASHSSKVLGTYNAQTVTVMEESGSWIRIRVGAGFQWVDKNQLNPVKQENFLEGKAIIIDPGHGGIDSGNVGYYEKESETVLDVSLRLKKIFEQKAPFTVMFTRTDNTRPGVNSTDSLKKRVEFAQEHNGDIFVSIHANGSAEKNGQGTETLYYQSARAKVTNPHVEDSKLLAQKIQDRLVAALGTKDRGVKHQDLYVTRENTMPAVLTELAFVDNKSDADKIATPKQRQAAAEAIYQGILDYYEAKGNNVSSFR; encoded by the coding sequence ATGAAGTATCGTGCAGTCGCGGCAGGTATTTTAGCCGCAAGTTTATTATCGTCTCCAGTAAGTAGTTTCGCAGCAGCGAAGAAGTTTTCGGATGTTCCTACATGGGCGCAACAATCAGTTGATTATTTAGTAGGAAAAAAGGCGCTTGATGGAAAGCCAGATGGAACGTTTTCTCCATCTGAAGCAGTAGATAGAGGGTCAGCTGCAAAAATTTTAGCAGTCGTTCTTGGTTTACCAGTTGATCCAAAAGCAAAGCCATCATTTAAAGATGCACAAAACCATTGGGCAGCTCCGTACATTGCTGCAGTGGAAAAAGCAGGTGTAATTAATGGGGATGGTACTGGTAAATTCAATCCATCAAGCCAAATTAACCGTGCATCTATGGCATCTATGTTAGTACAAGCATACTCATTAGATAAGAAAATTATTGGAGAACTTCCAACACAGTTTAAAGATTTGGAACCTCATTGGGGTAAGAAACAAGCTAATATTTTAGTAGCTTTAGAGATTTCTAAAGGTACGGGAAATGGCTGGAATCCTGAAGGAACTGTAACTCGTGCAGAAGCAGCTCAGTTTATTGCGATGGCTGATCAAAATAAAACAAGTACATCAAAAAGAATGTATATGAACAGAAACGTTATTACATATCATCAACCATCATTATCCTCTGGTATTACTGATGTTCAACATAAGCCACAAATGGTTGAAGTGACAGAGCAAAGAGCAGACGGCTGGTTGAAAATTGTAACAAGTAAAGGTGAGAAGTGGACACCTCTAACAGAAAAAACAGAAACGATTAATGAAGAATTTACTACTTATGAAACAGCTTCACATAGTTCTAAAGTGCTAGGTACATATAATGCACAAACAGTAACGGTTATGGAAGAGAGTGGTAGCTGGATTCGTATCCGCGTAGGCGCTGGTTTCCAGTGGGTTGATAAAAATCAATTAAATCCAGTAAAACAAGAGAACTTTTTAGAAGGTAAAGCAATTATTATTGATCCAGGTCATGGTGGAATTGACTCAGGTAATGTTGGTTATTACGAGAAAGAAAGTGAAACTGTATTAGATGTATCATTACGATTAAAGAAAATATTTGAGCAAAAAGCACCATTTACTGTTATGTTCACTCGTACAGATAATACACGTCCAGGAGTAAACTCAACAGATTCATTGAAAAAACGAGTAGAGTTTGCTCAGGAACATAATGGAGATATCTTTGTAAGTATCCATGCTAATGGTTCTGCAGAGAAAAATGGACAAGGTACAGAAACATTATATTATCAGTCAGCAAGAGCAAAAGTAACGAATCCGCATGTAGAAGACAGTAAGTTATTAGCACAAAAAATTCAAGACCGTCTTGTAGCAGCACTTGGAACAAAAGATCGTGGTGTGAAACATCAGGACTTATACGTTACTAGAGAAAATACAATGCCAGCTGTATTAACAGAATTAGCATTTGTAGATAATAAAAGTGATGCAGATAAAATTGCTACACCAAAACAGAGACAAGCTGCAGCAGAAGCGATTTATCAAGGTATTTTAGATTATTACGAAGCAAAGGGTAATAACGTATCTTCTTTCCGTTAA
- a CDS encoding TRM11 family SAM-dependent methyltransferase: MNNHSKTPACIYTYAFREEERALCYLEMRSFFGMESHINILKSDVKIDPSRSAFIKECVEVMYEGDDLESILKQVEQIDLAGASFKVIFVKINDLVGENKIEYGERRLIERDLGMHIEGEADVRNPERVFGIVPLGGRWYFGHYVESEPVWYHHIKKPHSYSTSLSTRVARSVANIAVPNPEGVRAIDPCCGIGTVVVEALSMGINIVGRDINPLVVLGTRKNIAHFGLEGTVTKGPIEEITENYDVAIIDMPYDLFTHATPEDQLSILSSARRIAKKVVVVTMETMDDMIHEAGFEITDRCTTKKGSFSRQILVCE; this comes from the coding sequence TTGAATAATCATAGTAAAACACCTGCATGTATATATACGTATGCATTTCGTGAGGAGGAGCGTGCTTTATGTTACTTGGAAATGCGCTCGTTCTTTGGAATGGAGTCTCACATTAATATTTTGAAAAGTGATGTCAAAATTGATCCAAGTAGAAGTGCATTTATAAAAGAGTGCGTTGAGGTTATGTACGAAGGAGACGACTTAGAAAGCATTTTAAAACAAGTAGAACAAATTGATTTGGCGGGGGCGTCATTTAAAGTGATCTTCGTTAAAATTAATGACCTCGTTGGGGAGAATAAAATTGAATATGGAGAAAGACGTCTTATTGAACGCGACCTTGGTATGCATATTGAAGGAGAAGCGGATGTTCGTAATCCAGAGCGTGTATTCGGGATTGTTCCTCTTGGAGGACGCTGGTACTTCGGGCACTATGTAGAAAGTGAACCAGTTTGGTATCATCACATAAAAAAACCACATAGTTATTCCACATCTCTTAGCACACGTGTTGCGAGATCAGTTGCAAATATCGCGGTGCCAAATCCAGAGGGAGTACGAGCAATTGACCCGTGCTGTGGTATTGGAACAGTAGTAGTAGAAGCGCTTTCTATGGGGATTAACATCGTTGGTAGAGATATAAATCCACTTGTAGTTCTTGGAACGAGAAAAAATATCGCGCATTTCGGATTGGAAGGAACAGTAACAAAAGGCCCAATCGAGGAGATTACGGAGAACTACGACGTTGCAATTATTGATATGCCGTACGACTTATTCACTCACGCAACACCAGAAGACCAGCTCTCCATTCTTTCAAGCGCGCGCCGCATTGCTAAAAAGGTAGTCGTTGTCACAATGGAAACGATGGACGACATGATCCATGAAGCAGGATTTGAAATTACAGATCGCTGCACTACAAAAAAAGGATCATTTTCTAGACAAATTCTTGTTTGTGAATAA
- a CDS encoding proline racemase family protein, translating into MIFAIKRVLTYRGEIEMKVSKVYTTIDAHVAGEPLRIITGGVPEIKGETQLERRWYCMEHLDYLREVLMYEPRGHHGMYGCIITPPASAHADFGVLFMHNEGWSTMCGHGIIAVITVGIETGMFETKQKFIIDSPAGEVIAYAKYNGSEVESVSFENVPSFVYKKDVPIKIDNYEFQVDIAFGGAFYAVVDSKEFGLKVDFKDLSAIQQWGGKIKHYIESKMEVKHPLEEGLKGIYGVIFSDDPKGEGATLRNVTIFADGQVDRSPCGTGTSARIATLFEKGILQKGEIFIHECITDGEFEGEVLSVTAVHTYEAVVPKVTGNAFITGFHQFVVDPRDDLNRGFLLG; encoded by the coding sequence ATGATATTTGCAATAAAAAGAGTATTAACATATAGGGGAGAGATAGAAATGAAGGTTAGTAAAGTGTACACGACAATTGATGCTCACGTAGCTGGGGAACCACTTCGAATTATTACAGGAGGCGTGCCGGAAATAAAGGGAGAAACGCAGCTAGAAAGACGCTGGTACTGTATGGAACATTTGGATTATCTGCGCGAGGTTCTTATGTATGAACCGAGAGGACATCATGGCATGTACGGTTGTATCATTACTCCGCCTGCGAGTGCTCACGCTGATTTTGGTGTATTATTTATGCACAACGAAGGATGGAGCACGATGTGTGGTCACGGCATTATCGCTGTTATTACAGTCGGAATTGAAACTGGTATGTTTGAAACAAAACAAAAGTTTATTATTGATAGCCCTGCTGGGGAAGTCATTGCGTACGCAAAATATAATGGGAGCGAAGTAGAGTCTGTATCATTTGAAAATGTTCCTTCATTTGTATACAAAAAAGACGTTCCTATTAAAATAGATAACTATGAATTTCAAGTAGATATCGCGTTTGGTGGAGCATTTTATGCGGTAGTAGATAGTAAAGAATTTGGCTTGAAAGTTGATTTCAAAGACTTATCTGCTATTCAACAGTGGGGCGGTAAAATTAAACATTATATCGAGAGCAAAATGGAAGTAAAACATCCACTTGAAGAAGGGTTAAAAGGAATATACGGCGTTATTTTCTCGGATGATCCGAAAGGGGAAGGCGCAACGTTGCGAAATGTAACAATCTTCGCTGATGGGCAAGTAGATCGTTCTCCTTGCGGCACAGGAACTTCCGCAAGAATCGCAACCCTTTTTGAAAAAGGTATTTTACAAAAGGGAGAAATATTCATCCACGAATGCATTACTGACGGGGAATTTGAGGGGGAAGTATTGTCGGTAACAGCGGTACATACATATGAAGCTGTCGTTCCGAAAGTAACAGGGAATGCATTTATTACAGGTTTTCATCAGTTCGTTGTAGACCCGAGAGATGATTTGAATCGGGGATTTTTGTTAGGATAA
- a CDS encoding ornithine cyclodeaminase family protein: MLVISAKEQRDLVNMNEVIAYAALALQEFSAERTITPIRTSLPFANEKNTALIMPSVAEGLEVLGLKVVTVVPHNKKIGKKTINGIVMLSDFQTGEPLALLEGSYLTMIRTGALSGVATKYLARHNAKTLCIIGTGEQAKGIAEAVFAVRDIERVMLYNRTEEKAYAFSQYIQKRFNTPTYVHKNANEAISEADIIVTTTNASTPVFSEKLQKGVHINAVGSFRPNMQELPSHAIANANKVVVESKEAALEETGDLQVPVREGLFEASDIHAELGQIISGEKAGRESDEEITVFKSVGLAVVDIIVAKYLYEKAVERGGGSRIEF, from the coding sequence ATGCTAGTTATAAGCGCGAAAGAACAAAGAGACTTAGTAAATATGAACGAAGTCATTGCATACGCGGCGCTTGCTTTACAAGAGTTTTCCGCAGAAAGAACGATCACACCAATACGTACTTCACTGCCATTTGCGAATGAGAAAAATACTGCATTAATTATGCCTTCCGTAGCGGAGGGACTTGAAGTACTTGGCTTAAAAGTAGTAACAGTAGTCCCGCATAACAAAAAGATAGGAAAGAAAACGATAAACGGGATTGTGATGCTATCCGACTTTCAAACGGGAGAACCGCTCGCACTTTTAGAAGGATCGTACTTAACGATGATTCGAACAGGCGCCTTATCGGGAGTAGCAACAAAATATTTAGCTCGTCATAACGCAAAAACTTTATGTATTATCGGGACAGGAGAACAAGCGAAAGGGATTGCCGAAGCAGTATTTGCGGTTAGAGATATTGAAAGAGTCATGTTATACAACCGAACAGAAGAAAAAGCATATGCATTCTCGCAATATATACAAAAGAGATTCAATACACCTACTTATGTTCACAAAAACGCAAATGAAGCAATAAGCGAAGCAGACATCATCGTTACAACTACGAACGCATCCACACCAGTCTTCTCAGAAAAACTACAAAAGGGCGTCCACATAAACGCCGTCGGCTCATTTAGGCCGAACATGCAAGAATTACCATCTCACGCCATCGCTAATGCAAATAAAGTAGTAGTCGAATCAAAAGAGGCAGCACTAGAAGAAACAGGTGACCTTCAAGTTCCAGTGCGAGAAGGTCTATTTGAGGCAAGCGACATCCATGCCGAACTTGGACAAATTATAAGCGGGGAAAAAGCAGGCCGCGAAAGTGATGAAGAGATTACTGTTTTTAAATCGGTTGGTTTGGCAGTAGTGGATATTATCGTTGCGAAGTATTTGTATGAGAAAGCGGTGGAGCGCGGGGGTGGGAGTAGGATTGAGTTTTGA
- a CDS encoding Yip1 family protein, translating into METPENQFKRALNPWFSIWTKPRDTMKEIFISKPKNVFLLILLGSFVQTLDRASSKNVADSISSPVSLISMVIFGTFVAFLIYYFLLPALFNWVAKKLGGQGTFEKTRYSVAYSYIPYVYSLILVWVPSFFLFGIENFTSETPEMDSSITLTILFLIFAIIDVVIGIWTIIISLKCLGEAHQFSAWKALLTVIVSFMIIILPLVIIVFLIVGVTTF; encoded by the coding sequence ATGGAAACTCCAGAAAATCAATTTAAACGTGCACTTAATCCTTGGTTCTCCATTTGGACAAAACCACGTGATACAATGAAAGAAATTTTTATATCCAAACCTAAGAATGTGTTTTTACTCATTTTATTAGGCTCATTCGTACAGACTTTAGATCGAGCATCTTCTAAAAATGTGGCGGATTCAATAAGTAGTCCAGTTTCATTAATCTCAATGGTTATATTCGGTACCTTCGTTGCTTTCTTAATTTATTATTTTTTGCTACCAGCGTTATTTAATTGGGTGGCAAAAAAACTTGGTGGACAAGGTACCTTTGAAAAAACACGTTACTCAGTTGCCTATTCTTATATCCCTTACGTTTATTCTCTTATATTAGTTTGGGTGCCTTCATTTTTCTTGTTTGGGATAGAAAACTTTACGAGTGAGACACCGGAAATGGATAGTAGCATAACTTTAACGATTTTGTTTCTTATTTTTGCCATAATTGATGTAGTTATTGGAATTTGGACAATCATTATTTCCTTAAAATGTTTAGGAGAAGCACACCAATTTTCAGCATGGAAAGCATTATTAACAGTAATAGTGTCCTTTATGATTATCATTCTTCCTTTGGTAATAATAGTATTTCTTATAGTAGGGGTTACAACTTTTTAA
- a CDS encoding ABC transporter substrate-binding protein gives MKKKLFVLPFVLLLFIALAACSGEKDSKQAGTSKSGIPKDGGTLTIGVSDNPETMNPLYANDRVSLTVQQALYAPLYHMEDGKKKFVLAESFTPSEDQLTWTLKLKDNLKWHDGKKITSDDIAFTFQSILDEKQNSSSRENFVFKGKPLEVKKVDELTTQFVLPQVSASFEGVMNDFFPIPKHVFEGEADLAKSKKNLQPVGSGPFKFKEYKSDEYVALDRFDDYVGGKAKLDSIVYRVVKDRNTANVSLQNGQINMKMIEPQDFKKLDSTGNFSMVTFPEGRLFYLSYNMNTDLMKKKEVRQAIAHALDKKEMINSAFVSSQFAEPANSILTPDAMYYAKDIKEYKYDKKEAKDLLAKAGVKDKEKVRVMYVTNNKIMESLALYTQQKLQEVGLEVELNALDASAASDKSLDKENKEYDITFGGYIMGPEPDSYKSLFLSNAEYNYARYKNADFDKLWEEAAVETDKTKRAELYHKIQETAREDLPYLPIAYPKAVIAVDKKFDGLKEAKAIPVTMFEDVSKIYEVK, from the coding sequence ATGAAGAAGAAGTTGTTTGTATTACCATTTGTCCTACTATTATTTATTGCATTAGCTGCTTGTTCAGGGGAAAAAGATTCGAAGCAAGCAGGAACTAGTAAATCAGGGATTCCGAAAGATGGAGGAACGTTAACGATTGGTGTTAGCGATAACCCAGAGACGATGAATCCGCTTTATGCGAATGATCGTGTTTCGTTAACGGTGCAGCAAGCTTTATATGCACCGCTGTATCATATGGAAGACGGTAAGAAGAAGTTTGTTCTTGCTGAGAGCTTTACGCCTTCAGAGGATCAATTAACATGGACTTTAAAACTAAAGGATAATTTGAAATGGCATGACGGTAAGAAGATTACATCAGACGACATAGCATTTACATTCCAATCTATTTTAGATGAGAAGCAAAATAGCTCAAGTCGTGAAAACTTTGTTTTTAAAGGAAAACCGCTTGAGGTGAAAAAGGTAGATGAGTTAACAACTCAATTCGTTTTACCACAAGTAAGTGCATCTTTCGAAGGTGTGATGAATGATTTCTTCCCAATTCCGAAACATGTATTTGAAGGGGAAGCAGATTTAGCGAAGAGTAAGAAAAACTTACAGCCTGTAGGATCAGGTCCGTTTAAGTTTAAAGAGTATAAGTCTGATGAGTACGTTGCATTAGATCGATTTGATGATTATGTAGGTGGTAAAGCTAAATTAGATTCTATCGTATACCGCGTTGTAAAAGATCGTAATACAGCAAATGTTTCACTACAAAATGGTCAAATCAACATGAAGATGATTGAGCCACAAGACTTTAAGAAATTAGATAGTACAGGGAACTTCTCAATGGTGACATTCCCAGAAGGTAGATTATTCTACTTATCTTATAACATGAATACAGATCTGATGAAGAAAAAAGAAGTGCGCCAAGCAATTGCACATGCGTTAGATAAAAAAGAAATGATTAACTCAGCATTCGTTTCTAGTCAATTTGCAGAACCAGCAAATTCAATTTTAACGCCAGACGCTATGTATTATGCAAAAGACATTAAAGAGTATAAGTATGATAAAAAAGAAGCGAAAGATTTATTAGCGAAAGCTGGCGTGAAGGATAAAGAAAAAGTACGCGTTATGTATGTAACGAATAATAAAATTATGGAAAGCTTAGCGCTTTATACACAACAAAAATTACAAGAAGTTGGCTTAGAAGTTGAACTGAATGCATTAGATGCTAGTGCAGCAAGTGACAAAAGCTTAGATAAAGAGAATAAAGAATATGACATTACATTCGGTGGTTACATAATGGGACCTGAGCCAGATTCATATAAGAGCTTATTCTTAAGTAATGCTGAATACAACTATGCACGTTATAAAAACGCTGATTTCGATAAGTTATGGGAAGAAGCTGCAGTTGAAACAGATAAAACAAAACGCGCAGAACTATATCATAAAATTCAAGAGACAGCTAGAGAAGACTTACCTTATCTACCAATTGCGTATCCGAAAGCAGTTATTGCAGTAGATAAAAAGTTTGATGGATTGAAAGAAGCAAAAGCAATTCCTGTCACAATGTTTGAAGATGTATCTAAGATTTATGAAGTGAAATAA
- a CDS encoding ABC transporter permease gives MYKVIAKRLLNAIPLLFVISIISFLLIKLAPGDPVRNFVTPNMSPIDVERIRKSLGLDQPIYMQYILWLKNILTGNFGYSLQNHRPVLDLIVERLPATIGLMGSSLLVSFVIAIPLGLFTGVKKNSIFDRIVNFISYVGISMLVFWFALLLIYLFSLKLNLLPSMGMRTVGQDSVWDIVQHGILPCMVLAFQNISVYMRYIRSSTIQQLEDYVQIQYAYGASKKTVLFNHVLRNVLIPIITIFGLSIPSLVGGAFITETVFSWPGLGSLGVNAIFRFDYPIIMAITLLSSFMLILGNLIADILYGVVDPRIRMRG, from the coding sequence GTGTATAAAGTAATTGCGAAGAGGCTTTTAAATGCAATTCCGCTTTTATTTGTTATTTCTATTATTTCTTTTCTATTAATAAAACTAGCACCAGGAGATCCTGTGCGAAACTTTGTCACGCCGAATATGAGTCCAATTGATGTTGAGCGTATTCGCAAAAGTTTAGGACTAGACCAACCAATTTATATGCAGTATATTTTATGGCTGAAAAATATTTTAACAGGGAACTTTGGTTACTCACTGCAAAATCATCGTCCTGTTTTAGATCTTATTGTAGAAAGATTACCAGCGACAATCGGTTTAATGGGATCTTCTTTACTCGTCTCATTTGTGATCGCAATCCCACTTGGGTTATTTACAGGTGTGAAAAAGAATTCTATCTTTGATCGCATTGTAAACTTTATTTCCTATGTAGGAATCTCAATGCTAGTCTTTTGGTTCGCGTTACTATTAATCTACTTGTTCTCTTTAAAGCTGAATCTTCTTCCGAGTATGGGTATGCGTACGGTTGGCCAAGATTCCGTCTGGGATATTGTCCAACATGGTATTTTACCTTGCATGGTGCTTGCGTTCCAAAACATCTCTGTCTATATGAGATATATTCGCTCAAGTACGATTCAGCAATTAGAAGACTACGTACAAATTCAATATGCGTACGGTGCTTCAAAGAAAACAGTTTTATTTAATCACGTGCTTCGAAATGTATTAATACCGATCATTACAATTTTCGGATTATCTATTCCAAGTTTAGTGGGCGGAGCGTTTATTACGGAAACAGTATTTTCATGGCCGGGTCTTGGTTCACTTGGGGTAAATGCTATTTTTAGATTTGATTATCCGATTATCATGGCAATTACATTATTATCATCATTCATGTTAATTCTCGGTAACTTAATTGCTGATATTTTATATGGCGTAGTAGATCCGCGCATTCGAATGAGGGGGTGA